One region of Sebaldella sp. S0638 genomic DNA includes:
- the guaD gene encoding guanine deaminase, which yields MIKEIKIYKGDIIFCASPDKFTTLENGYIITENNKIKKTVCELPSEYSDCEILDFSGNLIIPGFVDIHLHAPQFENLGLGYDNELLPWLENYTFPEEAKFSDTEYAKIIYSKFIKALYTHGTTRSVVFSSLHLESTEILADLFLESGLGAYVGKVNMDRNSPEFLTENYEKSLEETEYFIKKYNSPDSLVKPIITPRFVPTCTPELMEGLSKLSEKYNIPVQSHLSENLSEIEWVKELHKEIGSYAKVYDHYKMFGDRPTIMAHCIHNTSDEIKLMQEKGVFVAHCPTSNFNLSSGIAPVRKFLDSSVKVGIGTDIAGGHTVSMPETIVAAIHASKMYNVYVDRSFHSLSISEAFFLATKGGGEFFGKVGSFEKDYEFDALIVNDTELNGNSRKNLQDRLEKYIYFGTKEDIKKVFVSGKEINRNRF from the coding sequence ATGATAAAAGAAATAAAAATATACAAAGGCGACATCATATTTTGTGCGTCCCCTGATAAATTTACAACATTGGAAAACGGATACATTATAACAGAAAATAATAAAATTAAGAAAACTGTTTGTGAACTTCCTTCTGAATATTCTGACTGCGAAATTTTAGATTTTTCAGGAAATCTTATTATTCCCGGATTTGTAGACATCCATCTTCATGCACCGCAGTTTGAAAATCTGGGACTGGGCTATGATAATGAGCTTCTTCCGTGGCTTGAAAACTATACATTTCCTGAAGAAGCCAAATTCAGTGATACTGAATATGCAAAAATTATCTATTCAAAGTTCATAAAAGCATTATATACACACGGGACAACAAGAAGCGTAGTTTTTTCTTCGCTTCATCTGGAATCCACAGAAATACTGGCAGATTTATTCCTTGAATCAGGTCTCGGAGCATATGTGGGCAAGGTAAACATGGACAGAAATTCTCCGGAATTCCTTACCGAAAATTACGAAAAATCTCTTGAAGAGACGGAATATTTTATAAAAAAATACAATAGCCCTGACAGTCTTGTCAAACCAATAATTACACCAAGATTTGTTCCCACGTGTACTCCGGAATTAATGGAAGGTTTATCAAAACTCTCTGAAAAATACAACATTCCGGTTCAGTCACATTTGTCGGAAAATCTGTCAGAAATTGAATGGGTAAAGGAGTTACACAAAGAGATAGGAAGTTACGCAAAAGTTTATGATCATTATAAAATGTTTGGAGACAGACCTACGATAATGGCTCACTGCATACATAATACCAGTGATGAAATAAAATTAATGCAGGAAAAAGGAGTCTTTGTGGCTCACTGCCCTACTTCAAATTTTAATCTTTCCAGCGGAATAGCTCCTGTTAGAAAGTTTCTGGACAGCAGTGTAAAAGTAGGAATAGGAACAGATATAGCCGGAGGTCATACTGTGTCTATGCCGGAAACAATTGTTGCTGCTATACACGCTTCAAAAATGTACAATGTCTACGTCGACAGGTCTTTTCATTCCCTGAGTATATCAGAAGCCTTTTTTCTGGCTACAAAGGGTGGAGGAGAATTTTTCGGAAAAGTGGGAAGCTTTGAAAAAGACTATGAATTCGACGCTTTGATTGTTAATGATACTGAATTAAACGGAAACAGCAGAAAAAACCTTCAGGACAGACTTGAAAAATATATTTATTTTGGTACAAAAGAAGATATCAAAAAAGTGTTTGTTTCAGGAAAAGAAATAAACCGAAACAGATTTTAA
- a CDS encoding flavodoxin family protein, which produces MKTLVTYSTLTGNTKKVAEAVFEAVSGEKEIMDIKNVNGAEGYDRIFVGYWVDKGEANEEAKKFMESLKDKKVGTFGTLGAYPDSEHAQKCVEKISDALRVNNNTVIAEFICQGAIDPRIIETMRKMGSNGPHAPTPEREARWAEAAKHPNEADFAAAKEIFGKLD; this is translated from the coding sequence ATGAAAACACTTGTAACATATTCAACATTAACGGGGAACACTAAAAAAGTAGCAGAAGCTGTATTTGAAGCTGTAAGCGGTGAAAAAGAAATAATGGACATAAAAAATGTAAACGGGGCAGAAGGATATGACAGAATATTCGTAGGATACTGGGTAGATAAAGGAGAGGCAAATGAAGAAGCAAAAAAATTCATGGAATCTCTGAAAGATAAAAAAGTAGGAACATTTGGAACTTTAGGAGCTTATCCTGATTCTGAACATGCACAAAAATGTGTGGAAAAAATAAGCGATGCATTAAGAGTAAATAATAATACAGTAATTGCGGAATTTATATGTCAAGGTGCAATAGACCCTAGAATTATAGAAACAATGAGAAAAATGGGATCAAACGGTCCTCATGCTCCGACGCCTGAAAGAGAAGCAAGATGGGCAGAGGCAGCAAAACATCCAAATGAGGCAGATTTTGCCGCAGCAAAAGAAATTTTCGGAAAACTGGACTGA